One window from the genome of Candidatus Acidiferrales bacterium encodes:
- a CDS encoding dihydrofolate reductase family protein, which produces MRKIIVLSFITLDGVMQAPGGPEEDTSGGFKYGGWVAPYGDEVGGKVMEKQMKPADLLLGRKTFEIFADYWPEHENGWPGINDVTKYVMSKTMKKSDWKNTVFLKSLADIKKLKNSEGSDIKVWGSSKLIQLLLKNDLVDELWLKIYPLTLGKGKKLFDKGTIPSAFTLTESLVTPTGVIIANYQRAGKVRTGTIGS; this is translated from the coding sequence ATGAGAAAAATAATCGTTTTGTCATTTATTACATTAGATGGAGTAATGCAAGCACCTGGTGGACCTGAGGAAGATACATCGGGCGGTTTCAAATATGGCGGTTGGGTTGCACCTTATGGTGACGAAGTTGGTGGTAAGGTCATGGAAAAACAGATGAAACCTGCAGATCTTCTTTTGGGCAGAAAAACATTTGAGATTTTTGCCGATTACTGGCCGGAGCATGAAAATGGATGGCCAGGCATCAATGATGTCACAAAATACGTCATGTCGAAGACCATGAAAAAGTCAGATTGGAAAAACACAGTTTTCCTCAAAAGCCTGGCGGATATCAAAAAGCTCAAAAATTCAGAAGGTTCCGACATTAAAGTTTGGGGCAGTAGTAAGCTTATTCAGCTGCTGCTTAAGAATGATTTAGTAGACGAACTCTGGCTCAAAATTTACCCGTTGACTCTTGGTAAAGGGAAAAAGTTGTTTGACAAAGGCACGATCCCGTCAGCATTTACATTAACAGAGAGTTTGGTTACACCAACCGGAGTTATTATTGCCAATTACCAGCGAGCGGGAAAAGTCAGGACAGGTACTATTGGATCTTAA